The following nucleotide sequence is from Alteromonas sp. V450.
GAAAGTCGCTGAATTTCGAAACATCACCGCAGCAGCGACACATTTAAACATGAGAACTGCAACGGCAAGCGCCGCTGTAAAGCGTGTAGAGCAGCATTTTGGTGCAGAGTTCTTCATCCGAACAACGCGGTCTCTAAGATTGTCATCTGCAGGAGAGCGGTTTTTACCCATTTGCGAACAAGCCATGGCGATGCTTAGTTTAGCCAAACAAAACCTTAAAGCTGACAACGGAGAAATAGAAGGAGAACTTAGGCTAGGATTATCTTCTGATTTAGGGCGCAATGTCATTACGCCATGGCTTGATGACTTTATGGCGAGTCATGAAAAAGTAAGTGTTAAACTTTATTTGAGCGACAGTAATGTTGATTTTTATCGCGATCCTGTCGATTTAGCCCTCCGCTACGGCTCACCTGATGATGCAAACATTTACGGTTTTAAAATATGTAACGTGCCGCGTCTGCTTGTCGCTTCACCTTCGTATGTTGACGCATTTGGTGCTCCGCAAGATTTAAATGATCTTAGAAATCATGCCGGGTTATTTTATCAATTACACGATAAGGTTTATAGCGAATGGGAATTCCTAGGAGCCACAGGTCAGCACAAAATAAAAATGAACGGCACTAGAACCGCTAATGACGGAGAAATAGTTCGAAAATGGGCAGTTGCAGGTAAAGGCTTAGCTGTTAAATCAAGCTTAGACGTATGTGATGATATTCTTGCTAAGCGACTGATAGTGTTGTTGCCTCAAGTTACGGTGAAACCTACTCAATTATGGCTTATCTGCCCAAGCAGACAAGCTATTACACCATCAGTGAGGTTGCTCAGAGAGATGTTAACCACTCGCTGTAACGACTTACTCTCTAAACTGGCGAACACTGGTGCCCTCGACAGGCACCAGCTTTGATAAGCACACAATAGTTAGCAAATTAACGCCTATAAATAGCTGGCTCGCCCTTAGCTGGCATGCTTTCAGCTATGAAAGCGCGAAGGTCTTGATTAGACTGTTTAAGATCGTCACGGCGCAGATACATCATATGGCCGCTTCGATACCCTTTAAAGCTTAAACGGTCTCTCATATTTCCACTTTGGTCAAGCTGCCACATGGTGTATTTAGCGTCGAAGTAATTCGTTGCACCATCGTAATAACCGGCTTGGATCATCACATTTAAATAAGGGTTTTGCGCCATAGCAAGACGGAGGTTCTCCCCCGTGTTGTTATTGCTTCTATCCCAAGGGTGCACATTGCCAAACATATTGTATTTTATGTCGGTTTTGTAATTCAGTTCTTCCCTTAAATAATAGTTAATCGCCGGCGTAAACGAGTGCAGCCATGAGGTTAACTCTGCCCAGTAGTCCGGACGGTCTCCGCTTTGTTTGGCATCAATACCTAAATACCGACTATCTAAGCGTCCAAGCGTTTTTCCTTCATCCCTAAGTAAATCTTTCCAGAAAAAGGCCGTACTTACATCCAAGTTATTTTGTGCAATGGCCGCTTCGCTTAACCCTGAATAACGTGCCATCTTTGCAAGAACAGTGCGCTTCTCGTTCTCACTAACAAAGCCCCCTTTTGCAAGTGCGGGAATCAGTTCGTTTATAGTGAAATCTTCTACTTCTGGCAGCAATTCAAGCAGGTCCTTACTCTGTAAGGCTTCATCCAATCGATTATGATACCAAGCGGTGGCGGCGAAATAAGGCAAGCGATTGGCCGCCTTCACGGGGCCATTACGCTCAATACCAATATCGGTAGGAGACACTAAAACTACGCCGTTCAGGTACATCCATTGACGGTTTTGAAGCTCAAGGGCTAAGCCAGAAACCCGCGTTGTACCGTAGCTCTCTCCGATAAGGTATTTAGGTGAACGCCAGCGATTGTTCCGTGTGACAAAGGTATTGACCCACTCTGCAAGATAGCTAATATCCGCATTTACACCAAAAAACATTTTTTGCTGTTCGTCTTTTGACGGCATCGTACCGTCTGCCTTTGGAAGTACACGGCTATACCCTGTGTTTACGGGATTCACAAAAACAATATCCGCAACGTCTAATATCGAATATGGATTTGTCTGCACACCATAGGGTTGTACCGGATAGCCTTCACTGTCTATATTTAAGATCCTTGGCCCTGTGTAGGCCACATGCATCCAAACCGACGCAGAACCTGGGCCACCATTAAAAGAGATAATCAGTGGTCGAGTAGTATTGTCTTTTACGTCTGTTCTTTGATAGTACGTATAGAACAATGTTGCAACAGGGTCTGAATCACCATTCCAGACTGGTTGTGTGCCTGTTGTAGCACTGTATTTTACGCGTTTTCCTAATATTTTAGTTTCATGCTCTGTTACTACGGAATTGTCTATCTCAATATTCCTTGCATGTGCACTGACATTTTGATCAGCCGAAACTTCTGCGTGCAGTTCCAGAGTAAAAAGCGACAGCGCAAGTAAGCAAAATGTAATAATTGAGGCACGTTTGCGTCTATTCTTTGGTATTCCATGTAAACTTATTTTTCTCATAATTGTGTCTTTATTGTCGTTATGAACGTTTTATGGCCGTGATGTTAACTATGCGCGTTTTTTTCTAAGGTCTCACCCTTAAACAGTCAGTTGTACGACAGATAACCGTTTTTCTCCGATGTATAGCAAAAGCGAAATAAGGTCGTCTGTTTTGAAATACGGCAATATATTAGTAACCGGGTAGCTTAAGGCGCAAACGATTTGCTGAATATTGCTACTCAGGGCCATTGCGTGAAATATGACTAACAAGCTCAGGAAAAAAAGCCAAGAAAAGCGTCTCAATCGTCGACTTGTTGGCTTGTATATCCTCTACGCTTTGATGGAATGTATTTTCAAAACGAATACGCTTGGCAACGTTTTTAATGGCCCTCGCTATACCGTCTTCTGAAGCATAATCGTCAAACCAATTATGATTAATCATATGCCCAATACTGCGCTGCATAGAATTAGGCATCCTTGGAAGGCCCTCTTCAAGTAGCGAGAAACTTCGTTTACGGAATTGTTCAAAGCTTTCTGGCGAAAAGTCATCCCAATGCTTGATCAGTAAATGATCGAAATATATGTCTAACGCAACCGGCGCAAAGCGTCTATGACTTTTGTTAAAGAGTTTTTTAGCGGCATCTATAGCGCGATGCTCATCGGTGAACTTGTCTACGTGATAATGGTTTTGCAGGCCTAATTGCACAGGTTTAGGTAAGAGGCCAATATCGACGCCACGCCGGAAGTCTCCCAGTAAATTACCAATATGAGAATCTACAGTAGGTTTAGCGAAATAAAGGTGCGCAAGATAGTTCATTAAACAGGCTCATTAGGCTTTTTTAAGTTGTTTTTCGGCAACCCTATCGTTAGTATTGCGGCGTAAAGCAATCAACCGCTTTGTGGCGTGACCACTCCCATCAAGCTCGTTAAGCTATGTTAAACACAACGCAATGTAAATAAGTCTGGTAATTCAAATAATGACGGTAATTTCTAGCGACGAAATGTCCTCTCTTTTAACCCCTATTAACGCGTTTTTGCAATGTGAAACGCCACATGCTTGGCTAGAAGAAGCCCAAAAAGAAGAAAACTTACGTATTATTTTAACCGACCACCTTATTTGCGAGTTAAAAGCTGCACAATCTGCAATGTACTTGTTGAGAAGGTACGTAGCAGACGATGCAACGAGTAAAACACTACTTGGCTGGTTAAAGCCTTATGAAGATTTCACCTATCGTCACGAAGGTGATTGGCAATCCCTAAACACAAAACACCTATCAAAAAACGTGTTCAACACCGAAGGCCTCGACCCTTTTAAAAAAGACATGCTCAACAAAATGGTCTTGTTAATAAAAGAAGAACTCCATCACTTCTATCAAGTCTTGGAAATCATGCATGAACTGGGCTTTGAATACAAATCGGTAACATCTAGCCGTTATGCCAACGGATTGCTTCGTCATGTCAGAACATACGAACCCGAAAAGTTAGTTGATAAGCTGATATGCGGTGCGTATATAGAAGCGCGTTCTTGCGAGCGTTTTGCAAAACTTGCTCCTTATGTATCTGAAGCACTTGGTAAGTTTTACGTATCATTATTGCGCTCGGAAGCACGCCATTTTGAAGACTATCTCAATCTTGCTACACAAATATCATCTGTAGATATCACAGAGCGAGTCACGCATTTCGCAAACGTAGAAAAAACCTTGATACTAAGTGACGACAAAGAGTTGCGTTTTCATTCGGGCGTGCCTGTTTTTCAGGAGGCTCCCTAAAATAGCGAGCGCCGCCACAACAGCGACTACGAACAATATTTAAACAATTTTATTGACGCTTAACCAAACATGCTGCACTATCAATTTGTAAACATATTGTTAACGGCAGTGTTTGATCGTATATAGACGCAAAGGCGAGCATATGTAGTAGCGGTGTTCTTGCCGTTTACTCTACACACTTTTAACGTGTTTTCTGCCAACAGCAATATTAAAAATCAAAAATTAGAACATTGTTGAAAAAGGCGGTCTTATGATCTTGAATCATCTCATCGGTATCTACACCCATCCTAAAGAAGAATGGCAAACGATTGATACCAAGCATGAAACCTATTTCTACGCGCTAACTCATATCGCATTTATTGCTCTAATACCTTCTTTAGTGGCGTATTATTCTAGCGCACACATTGGTTGGAGCATTGGCGCTGGCGATGTCATCCGGTTAAGTGAAAAAAGTGCTGTAATGATGGGCATTGGCATGTATTTCGGTTTAGTTGCCGGCGTAGTTGCCCTTGCAATACTCATTCATGAACTGGCGAAGGCCTTTGATGCAGCGCCCACATACACGCAATCGCTTGAATTAGCCGCATATACCGCAACACCTTTGTTTATGGTTGGCTTTGCGGGGCTTTATCCTGAGCTTTGGGTTGTGATGATGGCGATGTTTGTCGGTATTAGCTACTCGGTATATCTTCTTTATTCCGGCGTACCTATTATGCTGCACATGCATGAGGACAAGGGCTTCATCTACTCAAGTTCAGTAGTAACCTGCGGGTTGGTGTTGCTGGTCATATTAATGACCGGCTCTGTGCTTATTTGGGGTTTGTCTGGTGGCCCAGTGTTTACGCACTAACGTGAAACGACGATACAAAAAAACCGCTTCACATTGAGCGGTTTTTTTATTTTTAAAAAAGCGAAATAAGAAAGCAAAAATTAATCGGTTGAATCGATATTGTGCACGTCTAAGTTACTGAGTTCTGCTTGCACTACAGGTGCTTTTCGCGATTTCTCCCCACGCGACATATCTATACGTTCAAGATACGCTTGGTCGATATCCGCGGTAATGTAGTTACCATCAAAAACAGAAGTTTCGAAGCGTTGAATAGATTCGTTCTCTTCGCGAACAGACTCTACAAGGTCAGAAATATCTTGAAAAATGAGCCCATCAGCTTGTATTAGC
It contains:
- a CDS encoding ACP phosphodiesterase; this encodes MNYLAHLYFAKPTVDSHIGNLLGDFRRGVDIGLLPKPVQLGLQNHYHVDKFTDEHRAIDAAKKLFNKSHRRFAPVALDIYFDHLLIKHWDDFSPESFEQFRKRSFSLLEEGLPRMPNSMQRSIGHMINHNWFDDYASEDGIARAIKNVAKRIRFENTFHQSVEDIQANKSTIETLFLAFFPELVSHISRNGPE
- a CDS encoding LysR family transcriptional regulator; translated protein: MLLEDLNVVLKVAEFRNITAAATHLNMRTATASAAVKRVEQHFGAEFFIRTTRSLRLSSAGERFLPICEQAMAMLSLAKQNLKADNGEIEGELRLGLSSDLGRNVITPWLDDFMASHEKVSVKLYLSDSNVDFYRDPVDLALRYGSPDDANIYGFKICNVPRLLVASPSYVDAFGAPQDLNDLRNHAGLFYQLHDKVYSEWEFLGATGQHKIKMNGTRTANDGEIVRKWAVAGKGLAVKSSLDVCDDILAKRLIVLLPQVTVKPTQLWLICPSRQAITPSVRLLREMLTTRCNDLLSKLANTGALDRHQL
- a CDS encoding tRNA-(ms[2]io[6]A)-hydroxylase, translated to MTVISSDEMSSLLTPINAFLQCETPHAWLEEAQKEENLRIILTDHLICELKAAQSAMYLLRRYVADDATSKTLLGWLKPYEDFTYRHEGDWQSLNTKHLSKNVFNTEGLDPFKKDMLNKMVLLIKEELHHFYQVLEIMHELGFEYKSVTSSRYANGLLRHVRTYEPEKLVDKLICGAYIEARSCERFAKLAPYVSEALGKFYVSLLRSEARHFEDYLNLATQISSVDITERVTHFANVEKTLILSDDKELRFHSGVPVFQEAP
- a CDS encoding Yip1 family protein encodes the protein MILNHLIGIYTHPKEEWQTIDTKHETYFYALTHIAFIALIPSLVAYYSSAHIGWSIGAGDVIRLSEKSAVMMGIGMYFGLVAGVVALAILIHELAKAFDAAPTYTQSLELAAYTATPLFMVGFAGLYPELWVVMMAMFVGISYSVYLLYSGVPIMLHMHEDKGFIYSSSVVTCGLVLLVILMTGSVLIWGLSGGPVFTH
- a CDS encoding S10 family peptidase, which produces MRKISLHGIPKNRRKRASIITFCLLALSLFTLELHAEVSADQNVSAHARNIEIDNSVVTEHETKILGKRVKYSATTGTQPVWNGDSDPVATLFYTYYQRTDVKDNTTRPLIISFNGGPGSASVWMHVAYTGPRILNIDSEGYPVQPYGVQTNPYSILDVADIVFVNPVNTGYSRVLPKADGTMPSKDEQQKMFFGVNADISYLAEWVNTFVTRNNRWRSPKYLIGESYGTTRVSGLALELQNRQWMYLNGVVLVSPTDIGIERNGPVKAANRLPYFAATAWYHNRLDEALQSKDLLELLPEVEDFTINELIPALAKGGFVSENEKRTVLAKMARYSGLSEAAIAQNNLDVSTAFFWKDLLRDEGKTLGRLDSRYLGIDAKQSGDRPDYWAELTSWLHSFTPAINYYLREELNYKTDIKYNMFGNVHPWDRSNNNTGENLRLAMAQNPYLNVMIQAGYYDGATNYFDAKYTMWQLDQSGNMRDRLSFKGYRSGHMMYLRRDDLKQSNQDLRAFIAESMPAKGEPAIYRR